The following coding sequences lie in one Pseudorasbora parva isolate DD20220531a chromosome 18, ASM2467924v1, whole genome shotgun sequence genomic window:
- the rhogb gene encoding ras homolog family member Gb, whose translation MQSIKCVVVGDGAVGKTCLLISYTTGAFPKEYIPTVFDNYSSQVSVDGRTISLNLWDTAGQEEYDRLRTLSYPQTNVFIICFSISSPPSYENVKHKWHPEVTHHCPSVPILLVGTKSDLRNDADVMKKLKEQNQAPISNQQGHALARQIHAVKYLECSALSQDGIKDVFADAVRAFLSPQPVSHKKPCILL comes from the coding sequence ATGCAGAGCATCAAGTGTGTGGTGGTGGGAGATGGAGCGGTGGGAAAAACCTGCCTGCTCATCTCGTACACGACTGGCGCGTTCCCCAAAGAGTACATTCCGACCGTGTTCGACAACTACAGCTCCCAAGTCAGTGTGGATGGCCGCACTATCAGCCTCAATCTGTGGGACACAGCGGGCCAGGAGGAGTACGACCGCCTTCGCACGCTGTCCTACCCTCAGACCAACGTCTTCATCATCTGCTTCTCCATCTCCAGCCCTCCGTCCTACGAGAACGTCAAGCACAAGTGGCATCCAGAGGTGACGCACCACTGTCCCAGTGTGCCCATCCTGCTGGTGGGGACCAAAAGCGATCTTCGCAATGACGCGGATGTGATGAAGAAGCTAAAGGAGCAGAACCAGGCGCCCATCTCGAACCAGCAGGGTCATGCCCTGGCTCGCCAAATCCACGCCGTCAAGTACCTGGAGTGCTCGGCACTCAGCCAGGACGGCATCAAGGACGTGTTTGCAGACGCAGTGCGTGCCTTCCTCAGTCCTCAGCCTGTGTCTCACAAGAAGCCCTGTATACTCCTCTGA